From the genome of Malus sylvestris chromosome 6, drMalSylv7.2, whole genome shotgun sequence, one region includes:
- the LOC126626617 gene encoding MYB-like transcription factor ETC3 isoform X2 — MDRRRSHKQEAKSTANSGSEEEVSSMKWEYVKMSEDEVDLIYRMYRLVGDRWHLIAGRIPGRKAEEIERFWIMAHGETSSRKRNEPAYLTKD, encoded by the exons ATGGACAGACGTCGTTCACATAAGCAAGAAGCCAAGAGCACTGCCAATTCTGGCTCAGAAG AAGAAGTGAGTAGTATGAAATGGGAGTACGTAAAGATGAGTGAAGACGAGGTGGATCTGATCTACAGAATGTACAGACTCGTTGGAGACAG GTGGCATTTGATTGCGGGTCGGATTCCAGGTCGAAAAGCAGAAGAAATAGAGAGGTTCTGGATAATGGCACATGGCGAAACATCCTCTCGGAAAAGAAACGAGCCTGCATATCTAACAAAAGACTAA
- the LOC126626616 gene encoding probable WRKY transcription factor 53: MDSGKSWEQKSLVNEIIEGMELAKQLRLCLNAKSSADTKQFLVQRILSSYEKALLMLKCGGSPQSPIRAIASAPESLMSANEGPCCVDNNRSLQDHQDLTAVSKKRKEMAKWTEHVTRVISENGIEGPHEDGHSWRKYGQKDILGAKHPRSYYRCTYRNTQSCWATKQVQRSDEDPTVFEITYKGKHTCSHGGSSVPPPPSPEKQERKRHNHNNTYQQQQSQGNQMSFPTNLRVNTENLDDRENTASPFSFTSSPFGSISNDAFLSSMLDDQSLFDHFNQSLLSPAAGGSNYYFELPSQMRNIAGNEQRSESDIISANNSSTNSPIPDMDFPLEPVELDPYFPFDSPGFFL; the protein is encoded by the exons ATGGATTCTGGTAAGAGCTGGGAGCAGAAGTCACTGGTCAATGAGATCATTGAAGGAATGGAGCTAGCAAAACAGTTGAGGCTATGTCTAAATGCAAAATCGTCAGCAGACACCAAGCAATTTTTAGTGCAGAGGATACTGTCGTCATATGAGAAGGCCCTTCTGATGCTGAAATGTGGCGGTTCGCCACAAAGTCCTATCAGAGCAATTGCTAGCGCGCCGGAGTCGCTAATGTCAGCCAATGAAGGTCCTTGTTGCGTTGACAATAACAGAAGTCTCCAGGATCATCAGGACCTGACGGCGGTCTCCAAGAAAAG AAAGGAAATGGCCAAATGGACAGAACACGTCACGAGAGTAATCTCTGAGAATGGGATTGAAGGACCCCATGAAGATGGCCACAGCTGGAGAAAATATGGGCAGAAAGACATCCTAGGAGCCAAACATCCAAG AAGCTATTACAGATGCACGTACCGGAACACGCAAAGTTGTTGGGCTACAAAGCAAGTGCAAAGATCAGATGAAGACCCCACCGTCTTCGAAATCACATACAAAGGGAAGCATACATGTTCTCATGGCGGCAGTTCAGTTCCACCGCCACCATCACCAGAAAAGCAAGAACGAAAACGACACAATCATAACAATACTTATCAACAACAGCAGTCTCAAGGAAACCAAATGAGCTTCCCAACTAATCTGAGAGTCAATACTGAGAACTTAGACGACAGAGAGAACACAGCATCTCCATTCTCTTTTACTTCATCTCCATTCGGAAGTATCAGCAATGACGCCTTCCTATCTTCGATGCTTGATGATCAAAGTCTTTTTGACCATTTCAATCAATCATTGCTGTCTCCAGCCGCAGGCGGATCAAACTATTACTTTGAGCTGCCCAGCCAGATGAGAAACATTGCAGGAAATGAGCAACGTTCGGAATCTGATATCATCTCAGCCAACAATTCGTCAACCAATTCTCCGATCCCGGACATGGATTTTCCACTGGAGCCAGTGGAACTCGACCCCTATTTCCCATTTGACTCCCCAGGATTTTTCTTATAA
- the LOC126626617 gene encoding MYB-like transcription factor ETC3 isoform X1, translating to MDRRRSHKQEAKSTANSGSEEEVSSMKWEYVKMSEDEVDLIYRMYRLVGDSRWHLIAGRIPGRKAEEIERFWIMAHGETSSRKRNEPAYLTKD from the exons ATGGACAGACGTCGTTCACATAAGCAAGAAGCCAAGAGCACTGCCAATTCTGGCTCAGAAG AAGAAGTGAGTAGTATGAAATGGGAGTACGTAAAGATGAGTGAAGACGAGGTGGATCTGATCTACAGAATGTACAGACTCGTTGGAGACAG CAGGTGGCATTTGATTGCGGGTCGGATTCCAGGTCGAAAAGCAGAAGAAATAGAGAGGTTCTGGATAATGGCACATGGCGAAACATCCTCTCGGAAAAGAAACGAGCCTGCATATCTAACAAAAGACTAA